One window from the genome of Haloprofundus halobius encodes:
- a CDS encoding AzlC family ABC transporter permease gives MNVPTELRAGIRDVLPLFLGIVPFAVVFGVAAVDAGLTAVQAVGLSVFVFAGAAQLATLELLAANAAVPVVVLTAVVINLRMLMYSASIAPYFRSLAGRSKAVMAYFLTDQAYALSVAHYGPLGEVTTGAPGSDDASDGGHADDADDDAGDADDHPDSGPTTSSLADRRWYYLGVAVSLWVVWQLGTVAGLVLGTGVPESWGLDFTVPLVFLALLVPAMKDVPTTTAGVVGGVVAVAAAGLPLNLGLLVGATVGILAGLLAERGRR, from the coding sequence ATGAACGTTCCCACGGAACTCAGGGCCGGTATCCGGGACGTGCTCCCGCTGTTTCTCGGCATCGTCCCGTTCGCCGTCGTCTTCGGCGTCGCCGCCGTCGACGCGGGGCTGACCGCGGTGCAGGCTGTCGGTCTCTCGGTGTTCGTCTTCGCCGGGGCGGCGCAGCTGGCGACGCTCGAATTGCTCGCCGCCAACGCCGCCGTCCCCGTCGTCGTCCTCACCGCCGTCGTCATCAACCTGCGGATGCTGATGTACTCGGCCTCCATCGCGCCGTACTTTCGGTCGCTCGCGGGTCGGTCGAAGGCGGTGATGGCGTACTTTCTCACCGACCAGGCGTACGCGCTCTCGGTCGCGCACTACGGCCCACTCGGCGAGGTGACGACCGGAGCGCCGGGCTCAGACGACGCCAGCGACGGCGGCCACGCGGACGACGCCGACGACGACGCGGGCGACGCCGACGACCACCCGGACAGCGGGCCGACGACGTCGTCGCTCGCCGACCGCCGCTGGTACTATCTCGGCGTCGCGGTGAGCCTCTGGGTCGTCTGGCAGTTGGGAACCGTCGCCGGTCTCGTCCTCGGCACCGGCGTCCCCGAGAGTTGGGGCCTCGACTTCACCGTCCCGCTCGTCTTTCTGGCGCTTCTCGTCCCGGCGATGAAGGACGTGCCGACGACGACAGCGGGCGTCGTCGGCGGCGTCGTCGCCGTCGCCGCCGCCGGGCTGCCGCTGAATCTCGGGTTGCTGGTCGGGGCGACAGTCGGCATCCTCGCCGGACTCCTCGCGGAGCGTGGTCGGCGATGA
- a CDS encoding AzlD domain-containing protein — MTTSYPATTVWVVVLAIGVLTFAIRFSFLALFEAIERRSSGGRDDSDGTISPRVRAVLRYVPPAVLAALVFPAIVTLEPTVVGTLSNERLLAGTVAAAAAWRTESVLATIGVGMGALWALQVLL; from the coding sequence ATGACCACGTCGTATCCGGCGACGACGGTGTGGGTCGTCGTCCTCGCCATCGGCGTGCTGACGTTCGCGATTCGGTTCTCGTTTCTCGCGCTGTTCGAGGCCATCGAGCGGCGCTCTTCGGGCGGTCGCGACGACTCCGACGGAACCATCTCGCCGCGGGTTCGCGCGGTACTCCGATACGTTCCGCCCGCGGTGCTGGCGGCGCTCGTCTTCCCGGCTATCGTGACGCTCGAACCGACCGTCGTCGGGACGCTGTCGAACGAACGACTGCTCGCCGGGACGGTGGCGGCGGCCGCCGCGTGGCGAACCGAGAGCGTCCTCGCGACTATCGGCGTCGGAATGGGCGCGCTGTGGGCGCTGCAGGTTCTCCTCTAA
- a CDS encoding cation:proton antiporter codes for MIAPLDGEVLLTLFVQLFAILSVALLLGRLARFVGVSPLVGQLFTGIVLGPSLLGVVAPGAFAVLFPSTSAQRSLLEAISSLGVVFLLLTAGLEMDVGRLRRRAGSAAIVSTAGVAAPFALGFGVVWLLPAFLVGDGGGRVGLALFLAAALSISAIPLTADVLVETGLAPRPVGQVMLASTTLTGVAGWLVLSLVVGSLQRGALDGDTVAVSLLALSLFAAFAVTAGRSGVSTVLRRIAPTDAGPRAQVTLVTALALGAGSLTAALGFGATLGALLAGVAIDRDALDVEARHILEDVSLGVFAPLFFGTAGLSADLWLLANPAMALPALALLLVATVGKLVGVSGGALVAGFTRRDALAMGVGLNARGALELVVATVGLSAGLLTPALYAILVLVAVATSVSAAALLPVVATAPERRHSVDRRARRP; via the coding sequence GTGATAGCGCCGCTGGATGGAGAGGTACTCCTCACGCTGTTCGTCCAACTGTTCGCCATTCTGTCGGTCGCGCTGCTGTTGGGACGACTCGCCCGGTTCGTCGGTGTGTCACCCCTCGTCGGGCAACTGTTCACCGGCATCGTCCTCGGGCCGTCGCTTCTCGGCGTCGTCGCTCCGGGGGCGTTCGCGGTCCTGTTCCCGTCGACGTCGGCGCAGCGCTCGCTCCTCGAAGCGATTTCGTCGCTCGGTGTCGTGTTTCTGCTCCTGACGGCGGGTTTGGAGATGGACGTGGGTCGACTTCGTCGCCGGGCCGGCAGCGCCGCGATCGTCTCGACGGCGGGCGTCGCCGCGCCGTTCGCCCTCGGGTTCGGCGTCGTGTGGCTCCTTCCGGCGTTTCTCGTCGGCGACGGAGGCGGCCGCGTCGGCCTCGCGCTGTTTCTCGCCGCGGCGCTGAGTATCTCGGCCATCCCGCTCACCGCTGACGTTCTCGTCGAGACGGGTCTCGCGCCCCGGCCCGTCGGGCAGGTGATGCTCGCGTCGACGACGCTGACCGGCGTCGCCGGTTGGCTCGTCCTCTCACTCGTCGTCGGTTCCCTCCAGCGCGGCGCGCTCGACGGGGATACCGTCGCCGTCTCGCTGCTTGCGCTCTCTCTTTTCGCCGCGTTCGCCGTTACTGCGGGCCGCAGCGGCGTCTCGACGGTGCTTCGTCGCATCGCACCCACCGACGCTGGGCCGCGCGCACAGGTCACACTCGTTACTGCGCTCGCACTCGGGGCCGGGTCCCTGACCGCCGCGCTCGGGTTCGGGGCGACGCTCGGCGCGCTGTTGGCGGGCGTTGCCATCGACCGCGACGCGCTCGACGTCGAGGCCCGACACATCCTCGAAGACGTCTCGCTGGGCGTGTTCGCTCCGTTGTTCTTCGGCACCGCGGGTCTCAGCGCCGATCTCTGGCTGCTGGCGAACCCGGCGATGGCGCTCCCGGCGCTCGCGCTGCTTCTCGTCGCCACCGTCGGCAAACTCGTCGGCGTCTCGGGGGGCGCGCTCGTCGCCGGGTTCACCAGGCGAGACGCGCTCGCGATGGGCGTCGGTCTGAACGCCCGCGGCGCGCTCGAACTCGTCGTCGCGACTGTCGGCCTCTCCGCTGGACTGCTGACGCCCGCGCTCTACGCGATACTCGTTCTCGTCGCCGTCGCTACCTCGGTGTCGGCCGCGGCGCTCCTGCCGGTCGTCGCGACCGCACCGGAGCGACGACACTCGGTCGACCGGCGAGCGAGACGGCCCTGA
- a CDS encoding class I SAM-dependent methyltransferase has translation MSAENSNRPGKSTDELRELYDDAASQFDRVEPIDRLILGRSRRRLFSRASGRVLDVACGTGSNFPYLPAGVSVTGVDLSPEMLARARTRADEFGLDVRLQEADAQSLPFEDDSFDTVVSSLSTCTFPDPTAALREMARVCDPAGRILLLEHGRSRVEPVARLQDRLAPWHFEQMGCRWNQQPADIVAEAGLRVDGVRCRYLGVVTELVAEPNA, from the coding sequence GCCGGGGAAGTCGACGGACGAACTTCGGGAGCTCTACGACGACGCCGCATCGCAGTTCGACCGCGTGGAGCCGATAGACCGCCTGATTCTCGGACGGAGCCGCCGTCGCCTCTTCTCGCGGGCGAGCGGTCGCGTACTCGACGTCGCCTGCGGCACCGGGTCGAACTTCCCGTATCTGCCCGCGGGCGTCTCCGTCACCGGTGTCGACCTGAGTCCGGAGATGCTCGCCCGGGCGCGAACGCGGGCCGACGAATTCGGCCTCGACGTGAGGCTTCAGGAGGCCGACGCCCAGAGCCTCCCCTTCGAGGACGACAGTTTCGACACGGTCGTCTCCTCGCTGTCGACGTGCACGTTTCCGGACCCGACCGCGGCGCTCCGAGAGATGGCCCGCGTCTGCGACCCGGCGGGACGAATCCTGCTGCTCGAACACGGTCGGAGTCGCGTCGAACCGGTCGCGAGGCTACAGGACCGCCTCGCCCCGTGGCACTTCGAGCAGATGGGCTGTCGGTGGAACCAGCAGCCCGCCGATATCGTCGCGGAGGCGGGACTGCGGGTCGACGGCGTCCGGTGCCGGTATCTCGGCGTCGTCACCGAACTGGTCGCGGAGCCGAACGCGTAG